In one Modestobacter sp. L9-4 genomic region, the following are encoded:
- a CDS encoding homoserine dehydrogenase: MSEPLKVALLGCGTVGGAVLRLLSEQSDDLAARVGRRIEVAGVAVRRPDRHPDVPAELLTTDAMALVTRPDVDLVVEVIGGIEPARSLLLAAMAAGKSVVSANKTLLADDGVALHAAAADGGVDLYYEAAVAGAIPLLRPLRESLAGDQLRRVVGIVNGTTNYILSRMAETGAGFGEALAEATELGYAEADPTADVDGFDAAAKAAILASLAFHSPVTAADVYREGISAVSATDVARAAEIGCTVKLLAICERVTGAEGADDAVAVRVHPAMIPTTHPLAAVGGAFNAVFVEAEAAGELMFYGRGAGGEPTASAVLGDLVAVARNRVNGVAGPGTTGYAGLTVRPMADTPTRYHVSLDVADVPGVLAQVAQEFAAHGVSIATVRQDGHGDAATLVIVTHRAPDAALATTVDNLREMPAVRGVTSVLRVEGLS, from the coding sequence GTGAGCGAGCCCCTGAAGGTCGCGCTGCTGGGCTGCGGCACCGTCGGCGGTGCCGTGCTGCGGCTGCTGTCGGAGCAGTCCGACGACCTCGCCGCCCGTGTGGGCCGCCGGATCGAGGTGGCCGGGGTCGCCGTCCGCCGTCCCGACCGGCACCCCGACGTCCCGGCCGAGCTGCTCACCACCGACGCGATGGCGCTGGTCACCCGCCCGGACGTCGACCTGGTGGTCGAGGTGATCGGCGGCATCGAGCCGGCCCGCTCGCTGCTGCTGGCCGCGATGGCCGCGGGCAAGTCCGTGGTCAGCGCCAACAAGACGCTGCTGGCCGACGACGGGGTGGCGCTGCACGCCGCGGCCGCCGACGGCGGGGTCGACCTGTACTACGAGGCCGCCGTCGCCGGTGCGATCCCGCTGCTGCGCCCGCTGCGGGAGTCCCTGGCCGGTGACCAGCTGCGCCGCGTGGTCGGCATCGTCAACGGCACGACGAACTACATCCTGTCCCGGATGGCCGAGACCGGCGCCGGGTTCGGGGAGGCGTTGGCCGAGGCCACCGAGCTGGGCTACGCGGAGGCCGACCCGACCGCCGACGTCGACGGCTTCGACGCCGCCGCGAAGGCCGCGATCCTCGCCTCGCTGGCCTTCCACTCCCCGGTCACCGCCGCCGACGTGTACCGCGAGGGCATCTCCGCGGTCTCGGCCACCGACGTCGCCCGGGCCGCCGAGATCGGCTGCACGGTCAAGCTGCTGGCGATCTGCGAGCGGGTGACCGGGGCCGAGGGCGCCGACGACGCGGTGGCCGTGCGCGTGCACCCGGCGATGATCCCGACCACGCACCCGCTGGCCGCGGTCGGCGGGGCGTTCAACGCCGTCTTCGTCGAGGCCGAGGCCGCCGGTGAGCTGATGTTCTACGGCCGCGGTGCCGGCGGTGAACCGACCGCCAGCGCCGTCCTCGGCGACCTGGTCGCCGTGGCCCGCAACCGCGTCAACGGCGTGGCCGGCCCGGGGACGACGGGCTACGCCGGGCTGACCGTCCGCCCGATGGCCGACACCCCCACCCGCTACCACGTGAGCCTGGACGTCGCGGACGTGCCCGGCGTGCTGGCCCAGGTCGCGCAGGAGTTCGCCGCGCACGGCGTCAGCATCGCCACCGTCCGCCAGGACGGGCACGGCGACGCCGCCACGCTGGTCATCGTCACCCACCGGGCGCCCGACGCGGCGCTGGCCACCACGGTGGACAACCTGCGGGAGATGCCCGCTGTCCGGGGCGTCACCAGCGTCCTACGAGTCGAGGGGCTCTCATGA